One segment of Poecile atricapillus isolate bPoeAtr1 chromosome 5, bPoeAtr1.hap1, whole genome shotgun sequence DNA contains the following:
- the GORASP2 gene encoding Golgi reassembly-stacking protein 2, translating to MGASQSIDIPGGGTEGYHVLRVQENSPGHRAGLEPFFDFIVSINGSRLNKDNDTLKDLLKANVEKPVKMLVYSSKTLELRETSVTPSNMWGGQGLLGVSIRFCSFDGANENVWHVLEVEPNSPAALAGLRPHSDYIIGADTVMNESEDLFSLIETHEAKPLKLYVYNTDTDNCREVVITPNSAWGGEGSLGCGIGYGYLHRIPTRPFEEGKKISLPGQLPSASLSPLKDGFTEVQLSSVNPSATLPPGSAGLEQSLSGLSISSPSTTVSNVLSTGVPTVPLLPPQVSQSLTSVPPVNPATTLPGLMPLPAGLPNLTDLSKLNLPAPQIVPEIIQPGLQPLPPLPPLHLMGITPLSMPPKCVPMLPLVTEASTVPTDLLPSITQAGSFSINPGTTENVEEISALTLDGATPASRATIVDRSNESSASNEKTTGITDTQASES from the exons ATGGGCGCCTCGCAGAGCATCGACATCCCCGGCGGCGGCACAGAGGGCTACCACGTCCTGCGG GTACAGGAAAACTCAccaggacacagagctggaTTGGAGCCATTCTTTGATTTTATCGTGTCCATTAACGGTTCAAGACTG AATAAAGACAATGACACTCTCAAGGACCTGCTGAAAGCAAATGTTGAAAAACCTGTAAAAATGCTTGTGTACAGTAGCAAAACACTGGAACTGAGAGAAACATCAGTAACCCCCAGCAACATGTGGGGTGGGCAGGGCCTCCTGGGAGTGAGCATTCGCTTCTGCAGCTTTGATGGGGCTAATGAAAATGTCTGGCACGTCTTG GAAGTGGAGCCGAATTCTCCTGCTGCATTAGCTGGACTTAGACCTCATAGTGACTATATCATTGGAGCAGATACTGTCATGAATGAG TCTGAAGATCTCTTTTCCCTTATTGAAACGCATGAAGCAAAGCCATTAAAACTTTATGTGTACAACACAGACACAGATAATTGTCGGGAAGTGGTGATTACTCCAAATTCTGCCTGGGGTGGAGAAGGCAG cctaGGATGTGGCATTGGTTATGGATATTTGCATAGGATACCTACTCGCCCATttgaagagggaaagaaaatttctcTCCCAGGACAGTTGCCTAGTGCATCTCTCAGTCCCCTCAAAGATGGTTTCACAGAG GTTCAGCTATCATCAGTTAATCCCTCAGCCACCCTCCCTCCTGGGTCAGCAGGCCTTGAGCAGAGCCTTTCAGGACTTTCTATTAGCTCACCTTCAACTACTGTCAGTAATGTTCTCAGCACAG GTGTTCCAACAGTTCCATTATTACCACCACAAGTCAGTCAGTCCCTTACCTCTGTGCCACCAGTCAACCCAGCAACTACATTGCCAG GTCTGATGCCATTACCAGCAGGGCTTCCTAACCTGACTGATCTGTCCAAACTCAACTTACCTGCACCACAGATTGTTCCAGAAATCATACAGCCTG GTTTGCAACCCCTTCCCCCCTTGCCGCCTCTGCATCTGATGGGAATAACGCCTCTATCAATGCCACCCAAGTGTGTTCCTATGCTTCCTTTGGTCACAGAGGCATCTACAGTGCCTACAGATTTGCTTCCCTCTATTACTCAAGCTGGAAGCTTTTCCATCAACCCTGGCACTACTGAAAATGTAGAGGAGATCTCTGCGCTCACCTTGGATGGTGCTACTCCAGCTTCCAGGGCAACTATTGTTGACAGATCAAATGAATCCTCTGCATCTAATGAGAAAACAACTGGAATCACAGATACACAAGCTTCTGAATCATAA